GTTTGGGATTATCAAAAAACTCAAAATTATCTGTTGCCAATTCATTGATTTTTTGCTTGCTTCTATTGTAGATATTTAATTTTATGCCATCTTTTAAAAGATTATTTGCCATTGCACTACCCATTATTCCAAGTCCAATAAAACCTACTCTCATACTAAACCTCCTTTTTGGTGTTTTCATTCAAATTTTGAGCTTCTTCTATTAATAGTATTGGTATATCATTTTTTATTGGGTATTTTAACTGGCAATTGTAACATACTAAAAATTCATTTTCTAATTTGAGCTCACCTTTGCATTTTGGACATACAATAAAATCGAGTATTTTTTTATCAAGCATAAGCTTCCTCCAAAATTTTTTTAAGTTTTTCTTTAAGTTCCAATGGTTTTTCAAGTTCTTCTTCTTTAATTAGGATCCATTTTAGTTTTATTTCTTTAAAAATATTTTCAAAAAGTTCCAGGTTTGATTCTTTTAGGTTTTTTTTCTCTATTACTATTGCATATTTTGGCTTTATTTTTACATTATCAACAATTAAAAAATCCACAAATTTATTTTGAATAATAAAAAAAGCATTTCTATTTTTTCTATCAACGTGTATAAATTCAGATAATCTCATTTTGGGCAGAACTTCTAAATTAAAATCTTTAGCATATAAAAGCAGTATTTCATAAACTATACGTTCATTTTTTGAAAGCAAGTAATCTTTGAGTGTATATTTTTTTATCTGTGGGGTTTTTAACTCTTTAAATTTTCTAATCAACCATAATACAAAAACAATGCTAAAACCAATTAGAAGAACAGAAAT
The nucleotide sequence above comes from Desulfurella sp.. Encoded proteins:
- a CDS encoding Trm112 family protein; this encodes MLDKKILDFIVCPKCKGELKLENEFLVCYNCQLKYPIKNDIPILLIEEAQNLNENTKKEV
- a CDS encoding DUF2726 domain-containing protein, with translation MKPWYYISVLLIGFSIVFVLWLIRKFKELKTPQIKKYTLKDYLLSKNERIVYEILLLYAKDFNLEVLPKMRLSEFIHVDRKNRNAFFIIQNKFVDFLIVDNVKIKPKYAIVIEKKNLKESNLELFENIFKEIKLKWILIKEEELEKPLELKEKLKKILEEAYA